One window of the Dioscorea cayenensis subsp. rotundata cultivar TDr96_F1 unplaced genomic scaffold, TDr96_F1_v2_PseudoChromosome.rev07_lg8_w22 25.fasta BLBR01000971.1, whole genome shotgun sequence genome contains the following:
- the LOC120255359 gene encoding uncharacterized protein LOC120255359: MEREAKKRDANALSIIQQAVDGPNLDRIAEAKSAHDAWETLRKQCQGTSKVMAVRIQAPRQDFKTLQTRDDEGVQEYISRVVTITNQIKALGHKLKEPEVVSKILRSLAPKFDWVAVAIEESKEISKLNLDDLCGTLQAHEVKVNRSAVKTGEKVFLSRSEPMSSNLNRGNSSGSSWDEGRDRGRTYTHGQGRSPRGRGRGGESGRGRVAECKMREKQQELGANLMAKESEAGNLFMVRSFSETQQTYQKSVWLIDSGCSNHMTGDKSLFSSLDESLKISVRLGDNKEMKVQGVGTVSMNTQSGERKSVHDVQGYSVVFENDECIITNNSLKNQRIVIARSSNNMFPLKMANIENLNVAVKDQSPEEL; this comes from the exons ATGGAGAGAGAGGCCAAGAAACGTGATGCCAATGCTTTGAGCATCATTCAACAAGCTGTAGACGGCCCGAATTTGGACCGTATAGCTGAAGCAAAATCCGCACATGATGCCTGGGAAACCCTGAGAAAACAATGCCAGGGAACTTCCAAGGTGATGGCGGTGAGGATTCAGGCTCCTCGGCAAGACTTCAAAACACTTCAGACGAGAGATGATGAAGGAGTTCAGGAATATATCTCTCGAGTTGTCACCATTACAAATCAGATAAAAGCCCTCGGTCACAAACTCAAAGAGCCGGAGGTTGTGTCTAAGATTCTTCGGAGCTTAGCTCCAAAGTTTGATTGGGTGGCAGTGGCAATTGAGGAGTCCAAGGAGATCTCAAAACTCAATCTTGATGACCTCTGTGGTACACTTCAAGCACATGAGGTGAAAGTGAACCGCTCGGCTGTGAAGACTGGAGAGAAAGTCTTTCTCTCTAGGAGTGAACCCATGAGCAGCAACCTGAATAGAGGTAACTCCTCTGGTAGCTCCTGGGATGAAGGCAGGGACCGTGGGAGGACCTACACTCACGGGCAAGGAAGGAGCCCTCGAGGacgaggaagaggaggagagagcGGCCGAGGAAGAGTGG CTGAATGCAAAATGAGGGAGAAACAACAAGAATTAGGAGCAAATCTCATGGCAAAAGAAAGTGAAGCTGGGAATCTATTTATGGTGAGAAGTTTCAGCGAAACTCAACAAACTTATCAAAAATCAGTGTGGTTAATCGATTCGGGGTGTTCGAATCATATGACTGGGGACAAATCTCTTTTTAGCAGCCTGGATGAATCACTGAAAATTAGTGTGAGACTCGGAGacaataaagaaatgaaagtcCAAGGTGTTGGGACTGTGTCCATGAACACACAATCTGGAGAACGGAAGAGTGTACATGATGTTCA AGGATACTCAGTCGTGTTTGAGAATGATGAGTGCATCATCACTAACAATTCACTGAAGAACCAAAGAATAGTAATTGCAAGATCCAGCAATAACATGTTTCCACTAAAGATGGCCAACATTGAGAACTTGAATGTAGCTGTGAAGGATCAATCTCCTGAAGAATTGTGA